A region of the Drosophila subpulchrella strain 33 F10 #4 breed RU33 chromosome 3L, RU_Dsub_v1.1 Primary Assembly, whole genome shotgun sequence genome:
taataaataaaccaaaaacTAAGTAACAAAGCGATATAACGCTAGATCAAGGTCTTACATATTTTTActtacaagggtggtcaaaagtattttcacaaaaaaaaagttaaatatattcataatttgaacttacatcttgttaactttggcatcaatggaaaggtaatttaaatgccgtttgaatgatacaatacatttcttaacacattcagtacttattgaaaaggacgaatttgtgtaaaaatgtcctttttgaacttttttcctcgacttgaaaacttaaattttttgatgcaaaaagtttcttcaaacaaaaataatagtaactgcaaaaagaatttttcaaaaatcattttgcttatattttttatgattttttgaaaatgcttagaaacatgcattttagccatatttttctctttttcatacaaattttttccgacagtgtcacctttaaaaaatcataaaaaatataagcaaaatgatttttgaaaaattctttttgcagttactattatttttgtttgaagaaactttttgcatcaaaaaatttaagttttcaagtcgaggaaaaaagttcaaaaaggacatttttacacaaattcgtccttttcaataagtactgaatgtgttaagaaatgtattgtatcattcaaacggcatttaaattacctttccattgatgccaaagttaacaagatgtaagttcaaattatgaatatatttaactttttttttgtgaaaatacttttgaccacccttgtatgtTATAAGGTGTACTTCGTTAGTAAAATTTgtctaaaatttaatttaggtTTATATCGAATTTAACTATGTTGTTTATGCTTACATTAAATCCAGTTTcattgaaattaaattaaatatattttatttcctttCAGGTGGACGAAGAGTTCCAGAAACTATGGCGCTCAGCTACGGTTGACGCAATGGACGATGCCAAGATCGACGAGTACCTGGAAAAGCAGGGCATTCGCTCCATGCAGGATCATGGCCTCAAGAAACCCGTTCCCAAGCGCAAGAAGGCGGCTAACAAGAAGCGGCAGTTCAAGAAGCCCAGAGACAACGAGCATTTGGCCGACGTTCTGGAAGTCTACGAGGATAACACACTAACGCTGAAGGGCGTAAATCCTACgtagaaatttaatttttaattaggcAATAAAAATAACTCTCAATGGAATTAAGTACGCTCCATAGAGGGcgttataaatttgtttaccCACTCGCAATCTCAGTGAGAGTTCGTTGTGGCCGAAATCTCGTTTCCCAAGATTTACAATACCAGATTGCTATTCTGCCAGTGGCTTTGAACTTAAAAATACGACGACCGGCCCAGGGAAAGATAATTAAAAAGCAAAACTATGTAATCTTGTCTTGACATTCTATATTCTTTCTCCACCTCGGCCATTGTGGGTGTGTGCGTTGGCCAGAATCGATGCTGGTGGGCAGATAAATTGGCAATAGGGGGAAGCCATAGCTCTAGTCTGCACTGAACAGCCATCCAGTTCAGTTGGAATCGATTTGGAATAACCTTTATCTGTGCGGCGGTGAATTATTGTGAGCAAAATTCTATAATCGAACTTTTTTCTGGGCCTTGGACTGAATTACCAATCCTTTTTGGGTTTTTATTAAGCAGTTTggtaaacatttttgttaaatattagaaaagaacccttttatttaattcaaagaataaaaatgttactgTGTGTTGTTATACCCCCGATAAGAAGCGGTCTAGGGTAAACCTAAATAAGCATTAAAATAAAGTATCAGATTGtacttattattttaaaaaacacatTATTTACATTATGTAAATAATTTTGTGtctaaaatcataaaaattaagttttcttaGTGAATTGAAGTTTATTTTTCTATAAATGTTTTCATTATTATTCCCAACAATTTCCACTTGCCCATGGGTAGGGTATTCAAAAGTGGGATTGCAGAAAATCCGGTTCTTTGTTTACTTGACTTGACTCTTTGGCACTCGGCGGTAAAAACTTGTTTCGAAAAActcaatttgtttaattataaTTCCCGAAGCGTTCGCCAGTTGGCTTTGAGAGTTTCTGTGCTGAGGTTGACGAAATGAAGCGGACTGCACTAGGAGTGGCTCTGCTCCTGGCCCTGGTGGCTCAACTGACGGCCCACAGCGCGGAGTAAGTGCTTGATACCATATAGTATAGATGGAAATACCTCCGATCCGTGGCTGACTTTCTCTTCGACTTGTTTCCCCCACCCCAGCGACCTGGTCTACGGCTATGAGTGCCGGAAAGGTCTCTGCCAGAAGGTGGAGCTCAGCGAGGAGAACTTCTCCAAGGCCATCAGCATGCCCGTGTGCCGGCTCTTCTGCGGCAGCTCCATCGGCACGCTGTGGCCCAAGCCCACGGGCACAGTGCGTCTGGATACGCTGATGCGCCAGGTGGACGTATCCTTCATCGACTTCCATGTCAACGGCACTGGCCGCCAGGAGAAGCTGTGGAGAGCGGCTGAAGACCGCTTCATGGACATGCTGAAGGCCCAGATCCCGGATCGCAAAGTCCTTGCCCGAGGTGGCTATCGTATGACTGTAAGCATAAACACTCCGGATGAGCCAGCTCCGGCCCGACTCACCCTGGAAACGGACGAGAGCTATGCCCTGGAAATTGACACGGATGCCTCGGGTCATGTGCTGGCCAACATCACGGCGGCTAACTTCTTTGGAGCTCGCCATGGTCTGGAGACCCTAGCCCAATTGATCGTCTACGATGACATACGCCGAGAGGTTCAGGTGACTGCCAATGCCACCATTACCGACGCTCCGGTGTACAAGTGGCGTGGCTTGCTGCTGGACACATCCCGGAACTTCTACTCCGTGAAATCCATTAAGAGGACGTTGGGTAAGGCATTGGTTGATGATAAAGGCAGGAGAGGTTTGCATTTTCCGGGACTTTAACGACTATCCTTCTTTCCCCTTTAGAGGGCATGGCCCTGGTCAAGTTGAACACCTTCCATTGGCACATCACGGATTCGCATAGCTTCCCATTGGAGGTGCAAAAGCGCCCGGAGCTGCACAAGCTGGGAGCCTATTCCCAGCGCCAGGTGTACACGCGTCGGGATGTGGCCGAGGTTGTGGAGTTCGGACGGGTGCGAGGAATCCGTGTTATGCCCGAGTTCGATGCCCCTGCCCATGTGGGTGAGGGCTGGCAGCACAAGAACATGACCGCCTGCTTCAATGCTCagccatggaagtctttctgCGTGGAGCCACCGTGTGGCCAACTGGATCCCACTGTGAACGAGATGTACGATGTCCTGGAGGACATTTACGGCACCATGTACGAGCAGTTCAACCCGGATGTCTTTCACATGGGCGGCGATGAGGTGTCCACCAGCTGCTGGAACAGCAGTCAGACCATCCAGAAGTGGATGAAGAAGCAGGGTTGGGGTCTGGAGGCCGCCGACTTTATGCGCTTGTGGGGTCACTTCCAGACGGAGGCACTCAGTCGCGTGGACAAGGTTGCCGATGGCAAGCAAACGCCCATCATCCTGTGGACCAGCGGACTCACAGAAGAGCCCTTCATTGACCAGTATCTGAACCCGGAGCGGTACATCATTCAGATCTGGACCACTGGCGCCGATCCTAAGGTGAAGAAGATCCTGGAGCGGGGCTACAAGATCATAGTGTCCAACTATGATGCCTTGTACTTGGACTGCGGCGGAGCTGGCTGGGTAACCGATGGCAACAACTGGTGCTCCCCCTACATTGGCTGGCAGAAGGTGTACGACAACAGCTTGACATCCATTGCCGGCGATTACGAGCACCACGTTTTGGGCGCCGAGGCAGCCATTTGGTCGGAGCAGATCGACGAGCACACGCTGGACAACCGGTTCTGGCCGAGGGCCAGTGCCTTGGCAGAGCGTCTGTGGTCCGCACCTACTGGGGGTTGGCGCCAGGCCGAGTCGCGTCTGCTGCTCCACCGCCAGCGTCTGGTGGACAACGGTCTGGGTGCGGAGGCCATGCAGCCGCAGTGGTGCCTGCAGAACGAGCACGAGTGTCCCATTGACGCGTACGATGCACAAATTTGACTCGCTATTTAGTCTTTCCTCTTACCGGCCACTATACTTATAGATGTAGTCGGGGCGGTGGGCGGCTTTGGGTGATCGTCCTGTTCCCACTCACATCGCTCTCCGCCTGATAATAAAGCACAGCTCAAAGGTGGCCTTACGCAAGTGACTTGTCGTTTATTATTGTTAATATAAATGAGATTATTAGCCCTACTCTGCTTTCCATTCCGACTCAAATTGGTAGAATAGGAAGTAATAAGGTTTTACATTCGAACTACCTTACGACTTCATCGATTCCTTCGAATCTGATTGGAAACAGAGATGTACAAGTTATGCTTTTAAATGGGGTGAGGCCTTGCGAGTGATGGTGTCCTCTGCCTCCGGCAATAACTCCTGGGACTCCTGAATATGTACGTATGAGTCTAGATACTAAAAGCAGCGTTCCCGTGTGCAAAATTTTGGATGGAAGTCCTCTACTCGTTCCACTCCTCCTCGTTGCGACCGAACTTGTAGATCAGACTGGCGAACAGGATGAAGACGTTCTGCGTCAGCAGGGCCACTCCAAACCAGCCATCCTTCTTTTCTGCAGGGGTATTATAAAGTGTTAACGACGGTATGTACCCATGGAAGTCGGGTTAATCTCTCACCATTGTTGATGAAGTCATCGATCATTACCCAGACGGCGGCAATGATGGAGGCAAAACCCATTACAAAGCCCACTAGCAGCCAGATTTTGGCTATCCTGGCTCCCGACTCCGAGGGGTTCTCCTCCGAGATCTGCGAACAAAACAATAGGAGTGAGTCATTTGGTAAACCCTAAGAAAAGTGGGCTCCCTCTTACGTGTTCCCCCTTCACCGCGTTCACCATGCAAAAGCTGATGGTGCCGAAGATGCCAATAAAGACGTGTCCTGTGGTAATCTCGTGCTTGCCGTCGTTGGACATGGCATCGATTAGAACCCACCATCCTGCAAAAAACTAGAAAAAAAGTTGCACTGTCAGGTGGGCGGCGGGCGACTCATGTTTGCGGGCGAATCTTTACCAGCAGGCCGGCTACTAACGAGGAGTTCCTGTTCCTGGAGGCCTCCCCCGTGAAGTAGGTTGCAACATTGTCCAACACGCCCATTGTTTAGCTTTTAAAacgtaatttaatttattccaCTCTGCtatctgtttttttgttatgACGCGCAGGGTTGCCAGGTGGTTTGAAGATGAGTACAGGTTTCTTCTTCAGCTACCGTATTTCAGTATTTTGAGTTTTCACACTGAAGCCAAAACAGCAAGAGGGATTTGTTTttcaaaagaaattaaattggcAAACGTAAACGATATGTGATATACTGCTGAAAATGCTTATAAATTAGAAGAAATGTGCATTTATACTTATTTGTTTAAGAttcttcattatttttaactttaaggaCTTGGAGGACAATCAGCTGATTCCCTGCTTATGCGGTGTGTGTGAACACGTCGTTTTTCCGATTTTAGTAGTTTTGTAGTCTTTTAGTACATTTAGTCTGTCGGTAGTTTTTTTGGAAAGTCTCGCTACGGTCATATTGCGACTTCACGTTCAACTAAGTTtaattggatttttttttggattatttAACAACCGATCGCAGCGACACGAGTGGGTGCGTGTGGTCAGTGCTAGATAGAGATTGAGAAGGAATCCTCGCCAGAATGCTAGTCATCAACACTTGCAGAGCTGCCTCCAGATTGGCCCTCCGCAGCCTCAACCTGCGATCCCCGATCGCAACGCGCACTTTCTCGGCAGGATTGGCCCTGAAAACGAAAGATATGTGAGTAGCCCCAACAGCATGAGCCGTGCACAACGGCCATTCCACACCTCGAAACCAACATCAACATTGACCAATCTCTGTTTGCAGTGTTAACATAACCTTCGTGCGTGCCAACGGGGACAAGATCAAGACGTCGGGAAAAGTGGGCGACTCGCTGCTGGACGTGGTGGTCAATAACAGTGTGGATTTGGATGGCTTTGGCGCCTGCGAGGGCACCCTGACCTGCTCCACCTGCCACCTGATCTTCAAGACCAGCGATTACGAGAAACTGCCCGACAAACCCGGTGATGAGGAGCTGGACATGCTGGATCTGGCCTACGAACTGACGGACACCTCGCGCTTGGGCTGCCAAATCATCTTGTCCAAGGACTTGGAGGGCCTGGAGGTCCATGTGCCCTCCACCATCAATGACGCCCGTGCCGCGTAGACAGACGCCACCCACTGTTATCAATTGTTGCAATTTTGAGTGCTAATTTGCTTTAGTTCAACCTAGATGTAGTCAATATTTTTGAATGAAATCGTATGTACTGTCCCAAGGACACGAAGCTCAGGCGGCTATTATAGATGCGTGCACAAGTCCGGATGAATTCCAGTTGCGGATTTGCGCACGCTGTTGTTTTTAAAGTGTATAAGCTCAAAGGGATGAGATCGATATGTAAATATGTGTTCACAATAAATTTACATGTACTTTCGTAGTTCTCTTTTGGTTTTCTTTATCTTGCGGAGGTGTATTCTGACGTAGATATCAGGTTCCTATCAATAATGAAAGCCtttgtatattcttgatgaTCGTTTTTTAAATCTCCTActctaataaaataaatataaaaataattaaaatattatttttgaaatttattgACATGTTAAGTAAAAACTTtatgaatttataaaaatgtttgctgCGTAATAATTCATGATGATTTTGCACTTAATCCCCGTCAAGTCAAGTTTTTcttcggtatcataatgataaTGCAGTTtgaaaaagccaaaatattGTAGTATACTTTTCATCACaactttataaaaaatttaaagctTAGGAGTGGTAATCATTAGTTTGCAAATTCAAGATGAGAAAGGCTACCGTGATATTAAGACCCATATGGTAAAAAGCCTATTCATTTTTTTgaccaaactttttttatttttagcaaaaactCCCAGTCACAGCCAAAACAAAGGCTTATCAAACCCCCACCAACCCTAACATTTCATCACCTTGATAAAGTTTGCACTAGCTTTGTTTGCTTTTCCCTATCAGTGAATGCCTTGCCCGATAATGCATGTTAATAGAACCACTCAAAACACACGGTGcttaataaaagtaaactttttattatttcgcAGCTATCAAATaaagtaataaataaataatttaatatatacaTTTGCTATATTAACTTATTGTAAACGATTTTCTGCTTTTCCATGTTTGCCGCTTCTTTACTTCGTTTTCTTTTTCGATATTAACTTGCATATTGTAACATTCGAGGCTTATCTGTCCGATCAGATGGCCTCAAATCCTTTGTAGGTATAACTGAAACTTAACAAGTCTGACAATTCAATTTCGCTTCGTCTAAAACTAGGGAAACAAATAGAGGACATAGAAGATAGAGCGTAGTGCTAAAGGAGGAAACTGGTGATCTCAATAAATAACCGAAGAATAAATAGGTGAAGTGCAGGGGGTGCCTATAAAGATTGCTGATGAAGTGGGTTAGGGGGATGTGAATGAGTGTTTCTGAAGTGCACATAAAACTGATTTGGTTTTCTGTTCACGCCGATCGTCGTCGCTGATGATGATGCTTCTGGTGCTCCAGACTCTAGATTCCCGATTCCCGGCTCCAGATTAGTTCACATAGGCCATGCCCGCTCCCTTGCGATCAAAGTGGCGCACACGGACGAAGAGGAAGGCGGCGACTAGAGAGGCGACCGCCAGGACGAGCAGCAGCATGACCAATCCTCCCACGAAGCTCGGCACCGACATGCAGATGGTCTCCGCA
Encoded here:
- the LOC119552988 gene encoding chitooligosaccharidolytic beta-N-acetylglucosaminidase isoform X1, producing MKRTALGVALLLALVAQLTAHSADDLVYGYECRKGLCQKVELSEENFSKAISMPVCRLFCGSSIGTLWPKPTGTVRLDTLMRQVDVSFIDFHVNGTGRQEKLWRAAEDRFMDMLKAQIPDRKVLARGGYRMTVSINTPDEPAPARLTLETDESYALEIDTDASGHVLANITAANFFGARHGLETLAQLIVYDDIRREVQVTANATITDAPVYKWRGLLLDTSRNFYSVKSIKRTLEGMALVKLNTFHWHITDSHSFPLEVQKRPELHKLGAYSQRQVYTRRDVAEVVEFGRVRGIRVMPEFDAPAHVGEGWQHKNMTACFNAQPWKSFCVEPPCGQLDPTVNEMYDVLEDIYGTMYEQFNPDVFHMGGDEVSTSCWNSSQTIQKWMKKQGWGLEAADFMRLWGHFQTEALSRVDKVADGKQTPIILWTSGLTEEPFIDQYLNPERYIIQIWTTGADPKVKKILERGYKIIVSNYDALYLDCGGAGWVTDGNNWCSPYIGWQKVYDNSLTSIAGDYEHHVLGAEAAIWSEQIDEHTLDNRFWPRASALAERLWSAPTGGWRQAESRLLLHRQRLVDNGLGAEAMQPQWCLQNEHECPIDACSRGGGRLWVIVLFPLTSLSA
- the LOC119552988 gene encoding chitooligosaccharidolytic beta-N-acetylglucosaminidase isoform X2 translates to MKRTALGVALLLALVAQLTAHSADDLVYGYECRKGLCQKVELSEENFSKAISMPVCRLFCGSSIGTLWPKPTGTVRLDTLMRQVDVSFIDFHVNGTGRQEKLWRAAEDRFMDMLKAQIPDRKVLARGGYRMTVSINTPDEPAPARLTLETDESYALEIDTDASGHVLANITAANFFGARHGLETLAQLIVYDDIRREVQVTANATITDAPVYKWRGLLLDTSRNFYSVKSIKRTLEGMALVKLNTFHWHITDSHSFPLEVQKRPELHKLGAYSQRQVYTRRDVAEVVEFGRVRGIRVMPEFDAPAHVGEGWQHKNMTACFNAQPWKSFCVEPPCGQLDPTVNEMYDVLEDIYGTMYEQFNPDVFHMGGDEVSTSCWNSSQTIQKWMKKQGWGLEAADFMRLWGHFQTEALSRVDKVADGKQTPIILWTSGLTEEPFIDQYLNPERYIIQIWTTGADPKVKKILERGYKIIVSNYDALYLDCGGAGWVTDGNNWCSPYIGWQKVYDNSLTSIAGDYEHHVLGAEAAIWSEQIDEHTLDNRFWPRASALAERLWSAPTGGWRQAESRLLLHRQRLVDNGLGAEAMQPQWCLQNEHECPIDAYDAQI
- the LOC119552990 gene encoding transmembrane protein 50A; the protein is MGVLDNVATYFTGEASRNRNSSLVAGLLFFAGWWVLIDAMSNDGKHEITTGHVFIGIFGTISFCMVNAVKGEHISEENPSESGARIAKIWLLVGFVMGFASIIAAVWVMIDDFINNEKKDGWFGVALLTQNVFILFASLIYKFGRNEEEWNE
- the LOC119552992 gene encoding adrenodoxin-like protein 2, mitochondrial, whose protein sequence is MLVINTCRAASRLALRSLNLRSPIATRTFSAGLALKTKDIVNITFVRANGDKIKTSGKVGDSLLDVVVNNSVDLDGFGACEGTLTCSTCHLIFKTSDYEKLPDKPGDEELDMLDLAYELTDTSRLGCQIILSKDLEGLEVHVPSTINDARAA